The Rosa rugosa chromosome 3, drRosRugo1.1, whole genome shotgun sequence sequence AGAAAATGAAATCAGATTTCAGATATGAATAATTGAATCAGATAATGTTTAATTAACAAAACAGATAAACAATAGAGGTTTCTGTTTTGACAAATTCCAAACTTGAGAAATCAATCATTATCAAGATAAACACCTCGTTCTAATCAATGTTATAAATCAAGAATATGCGATGTACCTTttccaaaacaaacacaaattgaTTCGTGGTCTCCTCCTTTGCATCTCAGTGTTTGAACTTTGATAGAGTCTGCAAACAACAGAAAACCAATTTCAGATCAATCGCTTTCAGAAAGATAATAATACCGTTAAAATCAAACGCAATAACTTTGGATATATGAACAAAAAGTGAATAGATCAAAcacatatattgatatatatatgatttcagAAAGAAGAACATGGCCTTGATAAAAGACCCAACGAAAACTGCATTATCACAAAATCACACATCGAAAAAAACATAGAATACACAACCAACAAACGATCCAACCCTCTGAACTGAAATTAAAGGGGATAATGAGCAGAAAGAGAAAAAGCAAATCCAAATTCACCGATCAAAAGCAACGAACCAAACTCTTTTAATGTCACTTATACAGCAGTGGAAGACATGGAAGAATCGGTAGTGGCACGATTGTGATCAACGATTTGGGTGTAACAACGGAGGTCGGTGTAAAGTTGTAAACAGAAAGAGATGCTTGGTCTTGGGTATGTCCAGAGAGAGACATATAGCGAGGACTCTTTCTCTAattctctttcctttaatttttttttttggtcaaatttaTGTGTCTGTTTTTGGAGGATTGATGTCTATCTCTTTTTTTGGGGGCAAATCCGGTAAATCACTGTATTACTATTCATTCAACAGTACCAAAGACATTTTACTTTTATATATGTACTAGGAAAATAACGCATCGCGGGATATTTGTTCATTTTTTAAAAACATTGTAGTTGAGTATAGTTTGGTTAACAAAAATAAGTAAGCGGTGTTGAAATGAATTGAAGGATAGTTTTAATAAACTGAGGCGACATTGTTGATGAGTTGATTGACATTGTAAGACGATAATTGATTGATATACACAGGGATGTTATCAACAGGCgggaaatggaaaaataactATTATGTAAAGCAACCGCGACAGCCTCAAAAGCTTTATAAGCTGGAAATGCTATATTCTTGTGATCATGGGTGTACCATTACATAGGTGCAACCTTGTCCTGCAAAGGCAACCTATTCAATTAATACCAACGTGCCAATATAGATTCAACTTGTGCAACACAGTGCAATGAAACTACATCAAAGTTTTCTTATGTAGGAAACTAAATTTACAATCAGTAAAGTGCATCATTACTAAGATTTCATATGAAGGAATTTTAAACCATAAAAAAGGGCTACAATTTGTCATCAGCAACTGTCCTCAGTTCCACACTAAACAGACCAAAAGCAGTAAATTAAACACTGTAAAATTCCAAAATTCTCAGTTTTCTATTGGCTATTCaggtttccaaaaaaaaaaaaaaaaagttgacgAAAATAGAAAGGATCAGACCTTGCATCGTTCGTCTCTGGTATTAGGAGGGAGCCTTCCAGAGTGGTTTTGAGAGCTTCAACTGATCTGTACTCGATAAGAGAGTGAAACAGATAGTTAAGAGGTAAAATTTAGACCATACTATTTAAACCAGTTTATTTAGAAAGAGGATAACATTACCATGCGTTTTTTACATATGCTTAAGTTGTAATCAGTCTTTAATCAATAGTTGATGAGCAAGACTCTTACTCATGCTCCAgggttgtttctgggtttttcaacGCGCTAGAGCCAATAACCTTTGGAAACTTGTCTTCTTTAGGATCTCCATGACATCAGAATTCCTTCTTAGCTCATCAGCCTCCAATCCTTCTTCTCCTGAGGTTAAATGAGTGCAAATAAAGCAAAAGGTTGTATCGTGCAAAGACATGCTGACTGAAAACTGCACTGAAGGTATACAGTAATTACTTGGAATCCAACATTGCTAGATGAAATGCAAGTCATAGCATTATCCTTACAAACACAACTCTTCCCAAGTATACAATAAAACATTATAACTACAAAAACAGTCTGGCTAATTTCCATTGCTTATACAAAATGATACAATGCACATTTCTTAACTACAAAAACAGTCTGGCTAATTTCCATTGCTTATACAAAATGATACAATGCACATTTCTTAACTACAAAAACAGTCCGGCTAATTTCCACTGCCGATACGAAATGATAGAATGCACAGTTCTTCAATAAGAATGAAAACTATCTCCTACTGCCCTCAAGCAAAAAACACTACATTcactaaacacataaaagaatcAAACTTTGATGATCTAATCAAAAACCGaacttgtcctcaagcaaaaaCACTATGTTTACTCAACATACTCGGAGGAGCTTCAGCGACATCATTTTATACGTGTTAAGATGAACAAAAAGTTGCTGCTCATACTTGGTGACTCATAAATAATAGCAGTTTGAACACACTAATGTATATAAAACAAAATACAATAATGTGGCACAGCTCACAGAATTAAAATACTTCCACATTCAGTGTGAAAATTATAAGCAGATATGTCATGTTGTAGTATTCATATCATGAGTAAAAGTGGATATCAACAATTACCCAGATTTAATCGATTCCCAAAAGCCAGCTTTGAGTCGACATGTCTTATGAATTCTGCTTCCTGgaaacaaaaataagaaaaagctTAAAACTTTTCCATTGTAGCTCACAGAAAAGGGTAATGACTAAACTCTAACACTCCTTAAACTGCAAAAATGGGCAAGTATGCATACCTTTAATAAGGCTGTGGCTTAAATTCCAAGGAAACAATAACTTATTCGATACTTGACGATCCAAATCAAATGAAGCAATAGGGCACCTGCCACAAATATAAAACGAAAAGGGCATCACTTCCTTGAACCCATAAACACACATTTTACCCCACCATCATTATCAAGTAATTGCACCCAATGGTTGGAAAAGTGCCTACAGATACTTCCATATAATTCCTAATTGTACTTACAGAACACATTACACACAGAGCAGAAAGCATATATCTACACTTTACATACCCACAACTTTGAGTTCAACAAAACTAAGAATCAATGTCCGAAAGTCTCAGCAAGTAAAAATGCATTCAGCTCTAAATTTGACCATTGTGACTAAACAGAGACAAAGAGTTGACATTTTTCTCCTCGAATGCATTCACCCAGTTCAAATAAACATAAGGTACAGTGATAGAGTGATAGAAATTAGCAAACTGACCATACCCAAACAC is a genomic window containing:
- the LOC133741532 gene encoding probable acetyltransferase TAP2; amino-acid sequence: MPFSFYICGRCPIASFDLDRQVSNKLLFPWNLSHSLIKGSRIHKTCRLKAGFWESIKSGAVFSQHVFARYNLLLYLHSFNLRRRRIGG